In one Arenibacter antarcticus genomic region, the following are encoded:
- the rho gene encoding transcription termination factor Rho — MFEISDLKSKKLPELQEIAKGLNVAKFKTLKKLDLVYQILDVQASNPKIVQENTPATIPEDNTPKVKRSRVVKEKPAPVVKNDPAPIKSEGENVVVEEKKREIPSKPPTEENKQEKTKPVRNPRVQNTAGPIKREHQKSSAQQNTTHQNTSQPNKPQHKKSPQHQKSTVDKINSNFDKDLKNKYKEPEFEFDSIIESEGVLDIMQDGYGFLRSSDYNYLSSPDDIYVSQSQIRLFGLKTGDTVLGNVRPPKEGEKYFPLIKVNRINGIDPQIVRDRVSFEHLTPLFPQEKFNLAERQSTISTRIIDLFSPIGKGQRGMIVSQPKTGKTMLLKDIANGIAANHPEVYQIILLIDERPEEVTDMQRNVRGEVVASTFDKEATEHVRVANIVLEKAKRLVECGHDVVILLDSITRLARAYNTVQPASGKVLSGGVDANALHKPKRFFGAARNIEGGGSLTIIATALTETGSKMDEVIFEEFKGTGNMELQLDRKISNRRIFPAIDLTSSSTRRDDLLLDENTIQRMWIMRKYLADMNPVEAMEFIERRFKQTKNNEEFLLTMNQ, encoded by the coding sequence ATGTTTGAGATTTCAGATTTAAAATCAAAAAAGCTTCCTGAGCTTCAGGAAATAGCCAAAGGCCTAAATGTAGCCAAGTTTAAAACCTTGAAAAAACTAGATTTGGTCTACCAAATATTGGACGTACAGGCTTCAAACCCAAAGATTGTTCAAGAAAACACTCCTGCAACCATACCAGAAGATAATACTCCTAAGGTAAAGCGTTCGCGAGTCGTTAAAGAAAAACCTGCTCCAGTGGTGAAAAATGATCCCGCCCCGATCAAATCGGAAGGTGAAAATGTGGTAGTCGAAGAAAAGAAACGTGAGATTCCATCAAAACCACCCACAGAGGAAAACAAACAGGAAAAAACTAAGCCTGTAAGAAATCCTCGCGTGCAAAACACCGCTGGTCCTATAAAAAGGGAGCATCAAAAAAGTTCTGCCCAGCAAAACACCACTCACCAGAACACTTCCCAACCCAACAAACCACAGCATAAAAAAAGCCCCCAACATCAAAAGTCGACCGTTGACAAAATCAACAGTAATTTTGATAAGGATTTAAAAAATAAATACAAGGAACCAGAATTTGAATTCGATAGTATTATTGAAAGCGAAGGGGTCTTGGATATTATGCAAGATGGTTACGGATTTTTAAGATCTTCGGATTACAACTACCTTTCTTCTCCAGATGATATTTATGTATCCCAGTCTCAAATAAGATTATTTGGACTAAAAACTGGCGATACTGTACTTGGAAATGTACGTCCACCAAAAGAAGGCGAAAAGTATTTTCCACTTATAAAGGTGAATAGAATAAATGGAATTGACCCTCAGATAGTAAGGGATAGGGTTTCATTTGAACACTTGACCCCCTTATTCCCACAGGAAAAATTTAATCTTGCTGAAAGACAAAGCACCATTTCCACGAGAATAATTGATTTGTTCTCTCCTATTGGAAAAGGACAAAGGGGTATGATTGTTTCCCAGCCTAAAACTGGTAAGACCATGCTCTTAAAGGATATTGCCAATGGTATTGCAGCCAATCATCCTGAAGTGTACCAAATTATTCTTTTGATAGATGAACGTCCTGAGGAAGTTACAGACATGCAGCGTAATGTTCGCGGTGAGGTCGTTGCTTCTACTTTTGACAAGGAAGCTACAGAACATGTAAGAGTTGCCAATATTGTTTTAGAAAAAGCAAAACGATTGGTAGAATGTGGACACGATGTGGTTATCTTATTAGATTCAATTACACGACTTGCCCGAGCGTACAATACCGTTCAACCTGCCTCTGGAAAAGTCCTTAGTGGGGGTGTGGATGCCAATGCGCTTCACAAACCAAAGCGTTTCTTTGGTGCAGCACGTAATATTGAAGGAGGAGGCTCCTTAACCATTATTGCTACAGCACTTACCGAAACTGGGTCTAAAATGGATGAAGTGATCTTTGAAGAATTCAAGGGAACTGGTAATATGGAATTGCAATTGGATAGAAAAATATCGAATAGAAGAATTTTCCCAGCCATCGACCTTACCTCATCGAGCACCAGAAGGGACGACCTATTATTGGATGAGAATACCATTCAGCGTATGTGGATCATGAGAAAGTATTTGGCCGATATGAATCCTGTAGAAGCCATGGAATTTATAGAACGACGTTTTAAACAAACCAAGAACAACGAAGAGTTTTTACTGACCATGAATCAGTAG